The window ATATACTCGTTCCACTCATTATTTTCTAAGTCAAATCACTTCTGAACTAACTTTCTATTGAAATATAGTCGGTAAACCTCCTTATTTCAATGAAAGTGGATTTCACAAGATGATTTCTTAACGGCATTTTTTAAAGGGGAAAGCAGTCTGAAAATTAAAAGATTTTTATTTTTACTCTGTGAAACTCCTGCTTTTTCTCTGCATCCTCTGTGAGCAAAAGGTTTTTTATTATTCGTGTTAATTTCCCTATCTTTTATTAGTGTCCATTCGTGACAAAATCTTTTGATTCTGATTTTCAGATAAATTCAGTAATTTAGGAGAATTTATTTCAAGTAGCAACTTGGGTTAATTATATAAAATAGAGTGACTAAAAAGGGAGTGCTCAAAATGACAGAATTAGCAAAATATATATTAAAAGAAGAAAATTTATTACCTTGTGACAACCATTTTTCCACGGGAGAAATAGAGAAGTATATATTGAAAAAAGGTAATGTATCACCATGTAGAAAATATACTTCAAAAAGTGACAAAGAATATTATACCTTGTGGAAAAAAATAAATAAAAGAAGTGAAATGACTGGAGATATAATATTCTCATACTATAAGGATGTTGAGGTTAATCAGAATCTAGAGAACTGGGGAAATAAAAATTTGTATCTTGGAAAAAGACTCTCAATATATTAATTTATAAAAAATAAGTTCTTAAAATGCTACTGATCTTTTAAGTCCAAAAAAATTAAGAGGGTAATCCACAGTAGTTTTTCTACTTAGGTTACCCTCTTTTTTATTTCGTGTTTTTCAAGGTATTTAACTTTGAACTTAATCTAATATTACTAATCTAAAGCAGGTAATTTTTCTATGGCACGTTTTTCCAATAAACCTTTGGCATTGATATATACCTCTGTAACCTTTGTATCAGCATGTCCTAAAAAATCCCTTATCTCCATAATGTCGGCTCCCTGGAGAGATAATTCAGTGGCAACGGCATGACGGATATTATGAGGACTTATATCCTTCTCTATCAACTTTCCCATATTCTGTATGATAGTATAGAGGGAGCTATATGAAAGTCGAATATTATTTAAAAAATCAGACGGAAATACATATCGATTCTCCAACTGGGAATCGGATAAGATGTATAATCTCTTTATGTATTTTTTATAGGAAAATATTTTTTCTACACATTCTGGATGGAGAGCCTTATATTGTTCGCGACCACTTTTGGTTTTTTCGAGTTTAATAACATATTCTCCTTCACGTTTAATGATATCACTATACTTTAAATTTAAAAGTTCTTGGCTACGCATTCCAGTGTAAAATAAAGTATGAACTATTATCCTATTTCTGTAGCTCTTGTCATCAAAAACCTCATGCCTTTGCAGTATTTGTTTTATCTCTGTAAAAGACACCTTGAGAACATTTTCAAAA is drawn from uncultured Ilyobacter sp. and contains these coding sequences:
- a CDS encoding site-specific integrase — its product is MEIAKKENFEIGNRKKRKRNLNSKNIFSMYKSEKTLKDYMFYLNKFLNFVYEGNGEFHKDEIVQLMAEVEKEDIEDYVYHLIEERELKNTSVNKIISSLKSLYNELEKHGHKNPLKFVPLLKVSRHNFENVLKVSFTEIKQILQRHEVFDDKSYRNRIIVHTLFYTGMRSQELLNLKYSDIIKREGEYVIKLEKTKSGREQYKALHPECVEKIFSYKKYIKRLYILSDSQLENRYVFPSDFLNNIRLSYSSLYTIIQNMGKLIEKDISPHNIRHAVATELSLQGADIMEIRDFLGHADTKVTEVYINAKGLLEKRAIEKLPALD